One Spiroplasma endosymbiont of Cantharis nigra DNA segment encodes these proteins:
- the leuS gene encoding leucine--tRNA ligase, translated as MEFSHKAIEKKWQKFWEENNTYKTTSNKDKKAYILDMFPYPSGAGLHVGHPKGYTATDVFARMRRMQQYDVLHPIGWDAFGLPAEQYALKTGNDPREFTAKNIITFRKQLKKLGFSYDYNKEVNTSDPNYYKITQWIFQQLYKKGLAEIRQVSVNWCEGLGTVLANEEVVSMNGKMVSDIGGFEVVKKPMKQWVLKITKYADRLLEGLDSLEWPNSVKELQKNWIGKSEGAIIKFDVKDNKEKINVFTTRADTIFGVSYIVLAPENELTLKLTTSENKKKVQEYITLTKSKTEIERQDDSKDKTGIFTGSYVINPFTKEELPVWVADYVLNDYATGAVMAVPGHDERDWKFSLKYNLPIKFVLETKDESKAFVGESKIINSDFLNGLSKVEAIDLVINKLEKIKKAEKKINYKLRDWLFSRQRFYGEPFPIVFLEDGQIALIDEKDLPLELPKTDYIKPSGTGESPLANLSNWVNIDFKGKSAKRETNTMPQWAGSCWYYLAYILTTSPNNLVDIKSKEAMQLFKKWLPVDLYIGGQEHAVLHLLYARFWHQVLFDLGVVPTKEPFQKLINQGMILADNGEKMSKSKGNVINPDEIIESHGADTLRLYEVFMGPLEASLPWSYKGLDGARKWLDRVYRMIENIKLTDKNNHNLDFIYNDVVKKTTQMIEDCKFNTAISQLMMFVNSVYKETQPIYKEYIFNFIKMLSVYAPHLAEELWEKLGNKSSVCLETWPNYDESKLSLSVVTIAVQINGKLRATFEVDKGTQKEELIEKAKSLDVIREQIKNKQTLKEIAVLDKIVNIVIK; from the coding sequence ATGGAATTTTCACATAAAGCAATAGAAAAAAAATGACAAAAGTTTTGAGAAGAAAATAATACATATAAAACAACTAGCAATAAAGATAAAAAGGCTTATATTTTAGATATGTTTCCATATCCTAGTGGAGCAGGACTTCATGTTGGTCATCCTAAAGGTTATACTGCAACAGATGTTTTTGCAAGAATGAGAAGAATGCAACAATATGATGTACTTCATCCAATTGGGTGAGATGCCTTTGGTCTTCCAGCAGAGCAATATGCTTTAAAAACTGGAAATGATCCACGAGAATTTACAGCTAAAAATATTATTACTTTTAGAAAACAACTAAAAAAATTGGGTTTTAGTTATGATTACAATAAAGAAGTAAATACAAGCGACCCAAATTATTATAAAATCACGCAATGAATCTTTCAACAACTTTATAAAAAGGGATTAGCTGAAATTAGACAAGTAAGTGTAAATTGATGTGAAGGACTAGGAACTGTTCTTGCAAATGAAGAAGTTGTTTCAATGAATGGAAAAATGGTTTCTGATATTGGTGGATTTGAAGTAGTGAAAAAACCAATGAAGCAATGAGTTTTAAAAATTACAAAATACGCAGATAGATTATTAGAAGGTTTAGATTCATTAGAATGACCAAATTCAGTAAAAGAATTACAAAAAAATTGAATAGGTAAATCTGAAGGAGCAATTATAAAATTTGATGTTAAAGATAATAAGGAAAAAATAAATGTTTTTACAACAAGAGCAGATACAATTTTTGGAGTTTCATATATTGTTCTTGCTCCAGAAAATGAATTAACTTTAAAATTAACTACTTCAGAAAATAAAAAGAAAGTTCAAGAATATATTACTTTAACAAAAAGTAAAACTGAAATTGAAAGACAAGATGACTCAAAAGATAAAACTGGTATCTTTACAGGAAGTTATGTTATAAATCCTTTTACAAAAGAAGAATTACCTGTTTGGGTAGCAGATTATGTATTAAATGATTATGCAACAGGTGCAGTAATGGCTGTGCCTGGTCATGATGAAAGGGATTGAAAATTCTCACTAAAGTATAATCTACCAATAAAATTTGTATTAGAAACCAAAGATGAATCAAAAGCCTTTGTGGGTGAGTCGAAAATAATTAACTCAGATTTTTTAAATGGTTTATCAAAAGTAGAAGCTATTGATTTAGTAATTAATAAATTAGAAAAAATAAAAAAAGCTGAAAAAAAAATCAACTATAAATTAAGAGATTGACTATTTTCAAGACAAAGATTTTATGGTGAACCATTTCCAATAGTTTTTTTAGAAGATGGTCAAATAGCTTTAATTGATGAAAAGGATTTACCATTAGAGTTACCTAAAACAGACTATATTAAACCTTCAGGAACTGGCGAATCACCATTAGCAAATTTGTCTAATTGAGTAAATATAGATTTTAAAGGCAAGTCAGCAAAAAGAGAAACCAATACAATGCCTCAATGAGCTGGAAGTTGTTGATATTATTTAGCCTACATTTTGACAACAAGTCCTAACAACTTAGTAGATATTAAATCAAAAGAGGCAATGCAATTATTTAAAAAATGATTACCAGTTGACCTTTATATTGGTGGTCAAGAGCATGCAGTTCTTCATTTACTTTATGCAAGATTTTGACATCAAGTATTATTTGATTTAGGAGTTGTTCCAACAAAAGAACCATTTCAAAAATTAATAAATCAAGGAATGATTTTGGCAGATAATGGTGAAAAAATGAGTAAGTCTAAGGGTAATGTAATTAACCCTGATGAAATTATTGAGTCACATGGAGCTGATACATTAAGGTTATACGAGGTATTTATGGGACCATTAGAGGCTTCTTTACCTTGAAGTTATAAAGGACTTGACGGAGCTAGAAAATGACTTGATAGAGTATATAGAATGATTGAAAATATTAAATTAACAGATAAAAATAATCATAACCTTGATTTCATTTATAATGATGTTGTTAAAAAAACAACTCAAATGATTGAAGATTGCAAATTTAATACTGCAATTTCACAATTAATGATGTTTGTAAATTCAGTTTATAAGGAAACTCAACCAATTTATAAAGAATATATTTTTAACTTTATTAAAATGCTTTCTGTTTATGCTCCACATTTAGCTGAGGAATTATGAGAAAAATTGGGCAATAAATCAAGTGTATGTTTAGAAACATGGCCAAATTATGATGAATCTAAATTATCTCTTTCAGTTGTTACTATTGCTGTTCAAATAAATGGTAAGTTAAGAGCAACTTTTGAAGTTGATAAAGGCACTCAAAAAGAGGAATTAATAGAGAAAGCTAAATCTCTAGATGTCATAAGAGAGCAAATTAAAAACAAGCAAACATTAAAAGAAATAGCTGTTTTAGATAAAATTGTAAATATTGTTATTAAATAA
- the mgtA gene encoding magnesium-translocating P-type ATPase, with the protein MKTKNKKVNNNYNNQLAKFVELDQQQTLKKLEISNFGLSEEQVEAQKNKYGDNLLKEKKFNYVLSFIKAFFSPFNLILIVIDTFSFYQYATDPELSDLVGALLVLTMIIISGTIYFVQEIRSFHVIKKMTFENKHMTKVIRDVDFVIKDIDNANSIKLIKESEQIETSELVPGDLIYVSNGDLIPADVKVIWSNNLYLNQSSLTGESFPVQKKTINNKENYLEYENVCYMGTEVVSGSALCLVIQTGQKTFFSAINDKVTEKRSKNSFEKGVWKITMLLISFMLAVTPIVFLVFGLRPATIDQRWLSAALFAISIAVGLTPEMLPVIVTANLSRGYSKIKKENVIVKNLNAVQNMGAIDILCTDKTGTITSGEINLDHVFDIKSQKNEMIEHILYLNSYFQTGFQNPIDQAVLLSKKISMPNLDEYSKEWEVPFDFQRKILSVILSKNGEKQIFTKGAIEEVLKVCDRIYINGEIVKLKQDHIDKIMKKSNDYNNDGFRVIGIAHNELEDEDIEEDLVFYGFGTFFDEPKKTSKKIIKELAEKGISTKILTGDNEIITRAICSKVDFKIEKLYTGKEIEAMNEDQLHKAVRKGNVFVKLSPINKSTIIKTLKEQGHVVGFMGDGINDAPVLRESDVAISFDEASNIAKEAADIILMEESLLPISHAVHEGRVSLANILKYIKVTIASNFGNVLSVLVALFLTMSEPMQPLHLLTQNLLYDIVMFAFIFDKVDSKFTDKPRPLKTKNIIWFTVINGPVSSIFDISTFLVLLYGYHIVNPGIGAGVQPPSEGGLEIFNGSWFVVGLMTQTAVMQMYRTEKIPFIQSNGSWQVTVSTIFVCSMAIIVPYGFMSIDAISDGMKMGVPKWSFLPIALSFVAAYMLLAQAVKMLYIRIFKEWL; encoded by the coding sequence ATGAAAACTAAAAATAAAAAAGTAAATAACAATTATAATAATCAACTAGCAAAGTTTGTTGAATTAGATCAGCAACAAACTTTAAAAAAATTAGAGATTTCTAACTTTGGTTTATCAGAAGAACAGGTAGAAGCTCAAAAAAATAAATATGGAGATAATTTACTAAAGGAGAAAAAATTTAATTATGTTTTGTCTTTTATTAAGGCATTTTTCAGTCCATTTAACTTAATACTGATTGTAATTGATACATTCAGTTTCTATCAATATGCAACAGATCCAGAACTATCAGATCTTGTTGGAGCATTATTAGTTTTAACAATGATTATAATTAGTGGAACTATTTATTTTGTTCAAGAAATAAGATCCTTTCACGTTATTAAAAAAATGACATTTGAAAATAAACATATGACAAAGGTTATTAGAGATGTTGACTTTGTCATTAAAGATATTGATAATGCGAACTCAATAAAATTAATTAAAGAAAGTGAACAAATTGAAACATCAGAGCTTGTTCCTGGAGATTTAATATATGTTTCAAATGGAGATTTAATTCCAGCTGATGTAAAAGTTATTTGATCAAATAACTTATATTTAAATCAATCATCTTTAACAGGAGAATCTTTTCCAGTACAAAAGAAAACAATAAATAATAAAGAAAATTATTTAGAGTATGAAAATGTTTGTTATATGGGAACCGAAGTAGTTTCAGGTTCTGCACTTTGTTTAGTTATTCAAACTGGACAGAAAACTTTCTTTTCTGCAATTAATGATAAAGTTACAGAAAAAAGAAGTAAAAACTCTTTTGAAAAGGGAGTTTGAAAAATTACAATGTTGTTAATTTCATTTATGTTAGCAGTAACACCAATAGTTTTTTTAGTTTTTGGATTAAGACCAGCAACAATTGATCAAAGATGACTTTCAGCAGCATTATTTGCAATATCAATTGCAGTAGGGTTAACACCAGAAATGTTACCAGTAATTGTTACTGCAAATCTTTCTAGAGGTTATTCAAAAATAAAAAAAGAAAATGTTATAGTAAAAAATCTAAATGCTGTTCAAAATATGGGAGCTATTGATATTTTATGTACAGATAAAACAGGAACAATCACGAGTGGAGAAATTAATCTTGATCATGTTTTTGATATAAAAAGTCAAAAGAATGAAATGATTGAACATATATTATATTTAAATAGTTATTTCCAAACAGGATTTCAAAATCCAATTGATCAAGCTGTTTTGTTAAGTAAAAAAATTAGTATGCCAAATCTTGATGAATATTCAAAAGAGTGAGAAGTACCTTTTGATTTTCAAAGAAAAATATTATCAGTAATCCTTTCAAAAAATGGAGAAAAACAAATTTTTACAAAAGGAGCTATTGAAGAAGTTTTAAAAGTATGTGATCGTATTTATATAAATGGCGAAATAGTAAAATTAAAACAAGATCACATTGATAAAATTATGAAAAAATCTAATGATTATAATAATGATGGGTTTAGAGTTATTGGAATTGCACATAATGAATTAGAAGATGAAGATATTGAAGAAGATTTAGTATTTTATGGTTTTGGTACATTTTTTGACGAACCAAAAAAAACATCAAAAAAAATTATTAAGGAATTAGCTGAAAAAGGAATTTCAACAAAAATTCTTACAGGTGATAATGAAATTATTACTAGAGCTATTTGTTCTAAAGTAGATTTTAAAATTGAAAAATTATATACAGGAAAAGAAATTGAAGCAATGAATGAAGACCAACTTCATAAAGCAGTTCGTAAAGGAAATGTTTTTGTTAAATTAAGTCCGATAAATAAATCAACAATAATAAAAACTCTTAAAGAGCAAGGACATGTTGTAGGATTTATGGGAGATGGAATAAATGATGCTCCGGTTTTAAGAGAGTCAGATGTTGCAATCTCTTTTGATGAAGCATCAAATATAGCCAAAGAAGCTGCAGATATTATTTTAATGGAAGAATCATTACTTCCAATTAGTCACGCAGTTCATGAAGGAAGAGTTTCATTAGCAAATATTTTAAAATATATTAAAGTTACAATTGCTTCAAATTTTGGTAATGTTCTTAGTGTTTTGGTTGCCCTATTTTTAACAATGTCAGAGCCAATGCAACCCTTGCATTTATTAACTCAAAATTTATTATATGATATAGTAATGTTTGCATTTATTTTTGATAAAGTAGATAGTAAATTTACTGATAAACCTCGACCATTAAAAACAAAAAATATAATATGGTTTACAGTCATAAATGGACCTGTAAGTTCAATATTTGATATCTCAACATTCTTAGTTTTACTATATGGATATCATATTGTTAATCCAGGAATAGGTGCTGGGGTACAACCTCCTAGTGAAGGTGGATTAGAAATATTTAATGGTAGCTGATTTGTTGTTGGGTTAATGACACAAACTGCAGTAATGCAAATGTATAGAACTGAAAAAATTCCATTTATTCAATCTAATGGTTCATGACAAGTTACAGTGTCAACAATCTTTGTTTGTTCTATGGCTATAATTGTGCCATATGGATTTATGAGTATTGATGCAATTAGTGATGGTATGAAAATGGGTGTACCAAAATGATCATTCTTACCAATTGCATTAAGTTTTGTTGCAGCATATATGCTTTTAGCACAAGCTGTAAAAATGTTATATATAAGAATATTTAAAGAATGATTATAG
- a CDS encoding endo-beta-N-acetylglucosaminidase: MKKLVSFLLAGSLVISSTISIISCSIGNVDSNKFLSNLSDFNWADSEVGDGIIFNNYFQSIEENATGPTIKEVKPKLQGSYINYNKFNTGFQWNQNINKQAVTGVPLNKGFMPNGNYASDFGIESKAQAFRRLNSILDWDSSKDKDAKFNVSNSNITERVFVPTKISENQDERLKYNALGFSTRKHRTFDNTIVGTKNPFENSTTNWQYVNQFINWSGSWFEGPIIPPPADTVEFAHKNGSEVYGNIFLDGYHGLTREMLRDFIQKDKSGRYKIVDILIDIAAYMGFDGWFINNEANGQLPNGTILNYNEMFEIIKQFQETVAKSNDDKINKLELFYYRNDATLKENNGIYVDKEMVKMAQANYLMGENQKKIKMQVNFGELPENSQYFLKQHQEYNSEDVFTLIDQGANSFYYGSLDFKDLAYKYSQSEQKFDKDIYSSFATYLDNGSGIFANEAYNYIKTIPNTDKLRNYLFANQVGNLFNDIQFSGTNLFVSKNNKGLSKNLLSNNLKQSNYDKNAIIADPRIKFKNKNKLEKKLKENEDTKKIYDFVYDYSKNSSSINSNSFGVGDLIPEKTIITDNYLNQRNFKTNFSTGNGIKFKNENYTVENYPWTNRRLADVLPTYRWRIYDSQNSNQALPINKFYGGFDYDEVYNKGNSIAIGSGFDEEGRILSTEWDTKNYEWDILGTDFLSNDKEIKVVYKVDNLDDIDINLNLTGINKNSKISKKIKVDNLLSRTYLTNDWVELKVNLNDLNLSSEFETISKVGLSINPNKKSIFKINVGEIQINNIMNINSEKNNSSQEVDLDVEYAIKRDNSDTYNIRFSWNYLKDNDFDYFDILVYYEKKWYRVGETTSTNYFLRDLKAKNNKVLLSIRPRNKNQSIEGEEYKFNINL, encoded by the coding sequence ATGAAAAAATTAGTATCATTTTTATTAGCAGGATCATTAGTTATATCTTCAACAATCTCTATAATATCTTGTTCAATTGGTAATGTAGATTCAAATAAGTTTTTATCTAATTTATCAGATTTTAATTGAGCAGATTCTGAAGTAGGTGATGGAATAATCTTTAATAACTACTTTCAAAGTATTGAAGAAAATGCTACTGGTCCAACAATAAAAGAAGTAAAACCAAAATTGCAAGGTTCTTACATTAATTACAATAAATTTAATACAGGATTTCAATGAAATCAAAATATAAATAAGCAAGCTGTTACTGGAGTTCCTTTAAATAAGGGATTTATGCCTAATGGAAATTATGCTTCTGATTTTGGAATAGAGTCAAAGGCTCAAGCCTTTCGTAGATTAAACAGTATACTTGATTGAGATTCAAGTAAAGACAAAGATGCAAAATTTAATGTATCAAATTCAAATATAACAGAAAGAGTTTTTGTTCCAACCAAAATTTCTGAAAATCAAGATGAAAGACTAAAGTATAATGCTTTAGGTTTTTCAACTAGAAAACATAGAACCTTTGATAATACAATTGTTGGTACAAAAAACCCTTTTGAGAATTCTACAACTAATTGACAATATGTTAATCAATTTATAAACTGATCAGGCTCATGATTTGAAGGTCCTATCATTCCTCCCCCAGCTGATACTGTAGAGTTTGCTCATAAAAATGGCTCAGAGGTATATGGTAATATTTTTCTTGATGGATATCATGGTTTAACAAGAGAAATGCTAAGAGATTTCATACAGAAAGATAAAAGTGGTAGGTATAAAATAGTTGATATTTTAATTGATATTGCAGCCTATATGGGTTTTGATGGGTGATTCATTAATAATGAAGCAAATGGTCAATTACCAAATGGAACAATATTAAATTATAATGAAATGTTTGAAATTATAAAACAGTTTCAGGAAACAGTTGCAAAGTCAAATGATGATAAAATAAATAAATTAGAATTATTTTACTATAGAAATGATGCAACTTTAAAAGAAAATAATGGAATCTATGTTGATAAAGAAATGGTTAAAATGGCTCAGGCTAATTATTTGATGGGAGAAAATCAGAAAAAGATAAAAATGCAAGTTAACTTTGGAGAATTGCCAGAAAATTCTCAATACTTTTTAAAACAACACCAAGAATATAATTCTGAAGATGTTTTTACATTAATAGATCAGGGAGCAAATTCTTTTTATTATGGGTCTTTGGATTTTAAAGATCTAGCATATAAATATTCTCAATCAGAACAAAAATTTGACAAGGATATTTATTCTTCTTTTGCAACTTACTTAGACAACGGTTCTGGAATTTTTGCAAATGAAGCTTATAACTATATCAAAACTATACCAAATACAGACAAATTAAGAAATTACTTATTTGCAAATCAAGTTGGTAATTTATTTAATGATATTCAATTTAGTGGCACTAATTTATTTGTTTCTAAAAATAACAAGGGTCTATCAAAAAATTTACTTTCAAATAATTTAAAGCAAAGTAACTATGATAAAAATGCTATTATAGCAGATCCAAGAATTAAATTTAAAAATAAAAATAAATTAGAAAAAAAATTAAAGGAAAACGAAGATACTAAAAAAATATATGATTTTGTTTATGATTACTCAAAAAATAGCAGTTCAATAAACAGCAATAGTTTTGGAGTTGGAGATTTAATTCCTGAAAAAACAATAATAACAGATAACTATTTAAATCAAAGAAATTTTAAGACTAACTTTTCTACAGGTAATGGAATTAAATTTAAAAATGAAAATTATACTGTTGAAAATTATCCATGAACAAATAGAAGACTTGCAGATGTATTACCTACATATAGATGAAGAATTTATGATTCACAAAATTCAAATCAAGCACTACCTATAAATAAATTTTATGGAGGTTTTGATTATGATGAAGTTTATAATAAGGGGAACTCAATAGCAATTGGTAGTGGCTTTGATGAGGAAGGAAGAATACTTTCAACAGAATGAGATACTAAAAACTACGAATGGGATATTTTGGGAACTGACTTTTTATCAAATGATAAAGAAATAAAAGTAGTCTACAAAGTTGATAATTTAGATGATATAGATATTAACCTTAATTTAACAGGTATTAATAAAAATAGTAAGATTTCAAAGAAAATTAAAGTGGATAACTTATTATCAAGAACCTATTTAACAAATGATTGAGTGGAGTTAAAAGTGAATTTAAATGATTTAAATTTATCTTCAGAATTTGAAACTATCTCAAAAGTGGGTTTGTCAATAAATCCAAATAAAAAATCAATTTTTAAAATTAATGTTGGAGAAATTCAAATAAATAATATAATGAATATTAATTCTGAAAAAAATAACTCGTCTCAAGAAGTTGATTTAGATGTAGAGTATGCAATAAAAAGAGATAATTCTGATACCTATAATATTCGCTTCTCATGAAATTATTTAAAAGATAATGATTTTGATTATTTTGATATTCTTGTATATTATGAGAAAAAGTGATATAGAGTTGGAGAAACTACCTCTACAAATTATTTTTTAAGAGATTTAAAAGCAAAAAATAATAAGGTCCTGTTAAGCATAAGACCAAGAAATAAAAATCAATCAATAGAAGGTGAGGAATATAAATTTAATATAAATTTATAG
- a CDS encoding ABC transporter ATP-binding protein translates to MIELVDICKKYKKNEVLKGINLNILDNESIAILGSNGCGKTTLAEIIAKVIKPSSGEIEYLDNEKNKINKKIGMQFQDGSWPIGTRVYDLVKFFRNKEYFDTEEFQELSLAFNLKEIIKKDMFSLSGGQRQRANCFLSIINKPDILILDELITGLDLEMQIRLISFFKNYKATNNIILLIVSHIPEEVESLCDRVIILKDGVIFEDKKVTEIKKKYKSLRERLIYYYENEK, encoded by the coding sequence GTGATAGAACTTGTAGATATTTGTAAAAAATATAAAAAAAATGAAGTATTAAAAGGAATAAATTTAAATATTTTAGATAATGAGTCTATTGCCATATTGGGTTCCAATGGTTGTGGAAAGACAACGTTAGCAGAAATTATTGCAAAAGTTATAAAACCATCAAGTGGTGAGATTGAATATTTAGATAATGAAAAAAACAAAATTAATAAGAAAATAGGAATGCAATTTCAAGATGGAAGTTGACCAATAGGAACAAGAGTGTATGATTTAGTTAAATTTTTTAGAAATAAAGAGTACTTTGACACTGAAGAATTTCAAGAGCTATCATTAGCTTTTAATTTAAAAGAAATAATTAAAAAAGATATGTTCTCTCTTTCAGGTGGGCAAAGGCAAAGAGCAAACTGTTTTTTATCAATTATAAATAAACCTGATATTCTAATACTTGATGAACTTATCACAGGTTTGGATTTGGAAATGCAAATAAGATTAATTAGTTTTTTTAAAAATTATAAGGCAACAAATAATATTATTTTGTTAATTGTTTCTCATATTCCTGAAGAAGTTGAATCACTATGTGACAGAGTAATAATCTTAAAAGATGGAGTTATATTTGAAGATAAAAAGGTAACTGAAATAAAAAAGAAATATAAGAGTTTAAGAGAAAGATTGATTTACTATTATGAAAATGAAAAATAG